The Candidatus Rokuibacteriota bacterium nucleotide sequence CGAGTGATGCGGTGATCTCGTCGAAGCACTCGCGGACGGCTTCGCTGGCCTCATCCTCCTGAATGATGACCAGCTTGGGCTGCACGCTCCCCTTGCCTGCCCGCTGCCAGTACTGTCGCGGAGCCTTCGCGGCCATGGTCGCCTCACTCTCGGGAACGAGCTGCCAGGGTCCAACGCGCCGTGTCCGGAGTCGGAAAGCGTCGCTGTCGCGCCTGCCATCGGCCGGCGGCCCGCACGCCAGCGCCGCTCAAAGAATAGCGGTTGAGCGCCGGGAGCGCAAGGATCGGGCGCTGGTCGGCACCGGCCAGCGCTGAAGGCGCGCTCAGGCAAAGCGGGCCGCGACTGAACCGAGGCGGGTGAAGGCGGCGCGCACGTGATCGCCGGCCTTCGGTCGGAGGAGCTTCGAGATCGAGCCGCTCATCACCAGCTCCCCCGCCTTCAGCCCCACGCCCCGCTGGGCCAGGTGGTTGGCGAGCCAGGCCAGGGAGTTCAGCGGGTTCCCCATGACCTCGGCGGCGGTGTTGGTGGCGACCACGCGACCGTTCACCTCGGCGACCATCCCCTCGAGGGCCAGGTCCAGTCCGGGCACGGGCGTCAACGGCCGTCCCAGGACGATGCCGTTGGCGTAGAGGCCGTCGGCGATCAGGTCGGCCGCGCGCGGCGCGCCGGTGAACCGGATGTCGATCAGCTCGAGGGCCGGCATCGCGCCCTCGACAGCAAGGAAGGCCGAGGCCGGCGTCACCCCGGGGCCCCGGAGATCGGACTTCAGGAGGAAGGCGATCTCCGCCTCGACGGCGAGCTGGACGAAGCGCGCCGTCGGCACCTCGTCGCCGCTCGAGAAGACCCCTGCCGCCAGGAGGAACGCGGAGGCCGGCTCGTGCGCGTTGAAGGTCTCCCGGGCGGTCTGGCTCGTGAAGGCGACCTTCCAGCCGATGCTCCGCTCCCCGCGGGCTTCGAGGGCCGCCCGGAGGGCATCCTGGATCCGGTAGCCTTCGTCGGTCGAGAGGTCTCCGCTCTCGGAGAAGGGGGCGATCGCCTGGTGGGTGGCGCGGGAATGGGTCAGCCGTTCGACGGCCGGCCCGAGGGGGATGGCCATGGGGCGCTCCGGTCAGCCGAGGCGCGACTTGACGCGCTCGAGGATCTGCTCCATCACGGGCCCGGCCTTCCCCGGGATCACGACATCCGCGTAGGCGTCGTGGGGCGTCTCCGAGAGGTTCACGATGACCAGCCTGGCGCCCTCCCGCTTGGCGTAGAGCGGCATCATCGCCGCCGGGTAGACCACGAGCGATGAGCCCACCACGATGAAGAGGTCCGATCGCTTAGCGCGCGCCTCGGCCTCGAGAGTCTCGCGCGCCGGCATCGCCTCGCCGAAGAGGATCGTGTTGGGCTTGATGATCCCCCCGCACGCCGGACACGCCGGGACCTCCACCCCGGACTCGAGCCACCCCTGGATCTCGTCGCGCGCGTAGCGGGCGTCGCAGCCGAGGCAGCGCGCGCGGGTGGCGTTGCCGTGGAGCTCGATCACCTTCTCGGGCGGGAGCCCGGCCTTCTGGTGCAG carries:
- a CDS encoding fumarylacetoacetate hydrolase family protein; protein product: MAIPLGPAVERLTHSRATHQAIAPFSESGDLSTDEGYRIQDALRAALEARGERSIGWKVAFTSQTARETFNAHEPASAFLLAAGVFSSGDEVPTARFVQLAVEAEIAFLLKSDLRGPGVTPASAFLAVEGAMPALELIDIRFTGAPRAADLIADGLYANGIVLGRPLTPVPGLDLALEGMVAEVNGRVVATNTAAEVMGNPLNSLAWLANHLAQRGVGLKAGELVMSGSISKLLRPKAGDHVRAAFTRLGSVAARFA
- a CDS encoding Sir2 family NAD-dependent protein deacetylase — encoded protein: MREVDLVADLVAGARRPVVFTGAGVSTESGIPDFRSPGGIWDRFDPDEFSYQNFVGSVEGRRKYWQLGRQIYTVVRNAQPNAAHYAIADLNRMGKLDCCITQNIDNLHQKAGLPPEKVIELHGNATRARCLGCDARYARDEIQGWLESGVEVPACPACGGIIKPNTILFGEAMPARETLEAEARAKRSDLFIVVGSSLVVYPAAMMPLYAKREGARLVIVNLSETPHDAYADVVIPGKAGPVMEQILERVKSRLG